In candidate division KSB1 bacterium, the following proteins share a genomic window:
- a CDS encoding MGMT family protein, with protein sequence MKQSIYENIYSIVRLIPRGKVATYGQIANIVSSCTARMVGYAMAALPSNSDVPWQRVLNHKGKTSTRASGDGDIIQLKVLETEGIRFDENESIKLEQYRWTGPEMVQYP encoded by the coding sequence GTGAAGCAATCAATTTATGAAAATATTTATTCAATCGTTCGTCTGATTCCCAGGGGTAAGGTTGCCACCTACGGTCAAATTGCTAATATTGTTAGCAGCTGCACTGCCAGGATGGTTGGATACGCAATGGCGGCGCTTCCCAGCAATTCAGATGTTCCCTGGCAGAGAGTACTCAACCATAAAGGTAAAACAAGTACGAGAGCAAGTGGAGATGGCGATATCATTCAACTAAAAGTATTGGAAACCGAAGGAATTCGTTTCGATGAGAATGAATCGATCAAGCTTGAACAGTACCGGTGGACCGGACCTGAAATGGTTCAATATCCTTAA